The window GATGAATCGCAAACCCTTGACTGTAAAGAATTCCTTCAAAAAGAAAGCGCAAGAAAAACAGATGTTGAAAAGATTTGGTGCTTAGACGAAATTTCATTTTTTTCAAACGTCTTTAATACCAAGGCGGATCCAGTATCCATCGACTTCTGCCACAACCTGCCGAAAAAAATGTTTCCACATGAACGAGATCCGCCATGAATAATTACCGAACATTCTCAATCCGACGGGAAATCGGTATCGGTTGGATGTTAAAAAATGCACTTACTGATTATCTGCTGGCAAATACGACTTAGTAATGACCGATTAGATTTTCGCCGGACACTAATAAAAAATTTTGCTTATTCAAAAACGCGTTCAGTCCTAATAATCTTTTTCCCATTTAGAGTTCGAATGATAATTTCTGCAACTAACAAATTGGGAGCCCAGCCGATCCATGAAATAATTCGGTAAGCGTCCATAAACTCCATTCCAAGACCATATTGAAGCAACGGACCCCATATGCGAAATGTAACCGCCGCCCAACAAATCGAATAACTGCGGAGCATCCATTGTTGATGTTTATCTATGTCACCACTTCGAATGGCGAAGTATGCTTTCTGAGTGCAGAATAACCAAATGATTGCTGCAGTACTAAATCCCAACGTTGTAATTATACCACCCGCGGCAACCATTGCAATACACAATCCTGAAACTCCACTTATTGCCACTGATATTAAATAGATTTTGCCCAAAGTACGGTGCAACGTCAACTTCCAGTTCCTTAATCTTTTGCTAAATTGGCTGAAGCCTGCCAGCAATGCAATGCCGCCAAATGAAATGTGCAAGTAGAATCCGGTGATCCATAACTTATTTTGGAGCAGTTCTACTGGTTTCACCGAAGGGAAACCGCCTGACATATCGAATACAAAATACATGAACGGATACAATCCAATAACCATTGTCAGAATGATAAACACAAACCACACCATGCGATTAATAATCATAAAAGTTGCTCCATCAATTAATAGTAATTCTAGCAATTTGGTCGCTGCATACTTTACGCATGAGATTGATTTTGTTTCGATACAAAAACAGTCCGAAAGGGTAGTTTTGTATGATAATTAGTTCGGCTGGCTACCCGAATTAGTAGTTTTGATGATTCAAGTGCACTATGGCTATACGTGCTCAAAACGCGATGTCCGCATTGGTCGAACCGGTGGCGAATTTCTCTCTGTATTTGTCAGACAAACGAGTATATTCTTCAAACATGCTCATAGCATTGGCGTTGAATTTCTGACTCCACCATGCGCTGACGTTGCTCCAGTCGCCGATGGTCATGCCGTATTGTTTCAATACCGTACCGGCGTCTATGCCTTGTTGTGAAGCTGCGTTTTGAGCTTCCGTGATCTCGATCCATTTTTCAAAAGGAATCGGATCATCGCCGCTAACTTTAGCGCCCGCTGTTGTCATCGCGAAGCAGCAGTTTTGGCATTTCCACCGAATTGTCCCTGCCCGGCATTGGCAAAAGCCTGTCCATAAACGGTGGCAATGGCAAATGTAGTGTCACGTGCCATACGAGCGTTCCATTCCGCATTAATTCGGTCCCATTGCGGCTGTTCAATTTTCAAAATTTTCAAGATTTCATTGACCCCGGTGCCATTGATAATTTTTGCATTGGCCAGTGCCCAGTCTTCAAGCGAAACGCCTTCGACCGGCGATAATTCGCCGGAAGCTTGCACGTTTTGAATATTGGCGTTCATTTGTGCTTTTAATTGATCACTTTGTTCGTCCAGTATTCTCTGTGCTTCTTCATTGGACATCGATCCTTGCCATGCAGAAATCTTGTCGGAAGCAATAATGGCACAGTTCCGTATAGAGTTGCCGAAATAGTGTCCCACCCACGTGTCACTGCTTTCATTACCATAAACTCGGATCCATGGCGAAGGCGTATCCAATTTCTCACATAAAAATAGTTCCTCCTCATCCTCCTCATTTTTTCTGTAAGCAAAAGGGATATAATCTGTAGTAAAATCCGATTCGTTAAATTGCTGATAAATTTCTACGCCTGAGTTCTTTACATCATTCCAATCGATTATTTCGACCGTATTCCAGTTATAATTTCCCGATTTGCTTGGCGGTGTGACGAGAGCAACTTTTTGTCCTTTATAGCTGGTTACAATCTGTTTCAGAGTATCCAGTTCCGAGCCGTTACGCATAATGGATTTATCGATATAATTTTGAACATCATCGGCAAATTCTTTAAGTCCTTGTGTCTTAAAGCTGTTTGGATGATCAATAAGGGAATGTCTCTCTTCCATTTCAATTTTCTCCTAACTTTTTTCTTTGTTTTGTATTGTGATTCTAAAAAGAGCTTTAATATTTTTAATGGAAGTATATTTATTATGGAATCAAAAATTAGAGTAATCTGATTAAAAATTGTAATGAAATAAAAATTGTAACTTATTGATTAACCGTCAACTACCCGATAGGGTGGGTTGCAAAAGGAAATAGAAATATTTATGACTGCCAACCACCCATTTAGTTAGTTGGCAATTTTTGAAGAGAACCTGTCGGACGGATTGAAAAAGTTAAGCAATGACCGGCGAATGGATCCGTTCGTATACGAGAAACGGGCAGCAAGCTAGTCTGAATAGCTGAGAGTCCATTCCAATAGCAATTCGTAAGCTTGTTTTTATTAAGACTTTTTTATACGTTGAAATGATAATGTTATAAATCTTTTTTAGAAACTTTAATTGCGATTCTGGTTAAGAATATATTTTAGCCTCGTGTTGAGTTCAGTCAATCTGCTGGCTCAATCCCATCTTCCTTCGTGGCAACAATCGGTACATTATTGGATCGATGCCGAACTCGATACGGAGCAGCACTTCTTATTTGGGCGTGAAAAAATTGTATATACCAACCGTTCGCCCGACACGCTCGACTGTTTGTATTTTCACGTATTTGTCAATGCGTTTCAAAAAGGCAGCCGTATGCAAGCTTTTCAGGAAGAACGCGATGCAATGTACGGCGGAAGCGTGGTATCCTATTTACCTGAACGGTTGCTCGGGTACGAACGGATCAGTAATGTCAAAAATGGCAAAGGGGAAGCGCTCGATTTCGAAATGGATGACACGATATTAAAAATATTTTTGAAACAGCCGATTCCTCCCAATGCTACCGCCACACTTTCGATGGATTTTGAAGTAAAAATTCCATTATTAATCAGACGGATGGGGCGTCACAACCGCGAAGGCGTCGATTATACTTTAGCACAATGGTATCCGAAGCTCTGCGTGTACGATCAAAGCGGTTGGCACAAGGATCCATACCTCGGTAAAGAATTTTACGGTGAATTTGCCACTTACGACGTAAGTATTACTTTACCGCAGCAATACGTTGTCGGTGCAACCGGTCATTTGCAAAATGCGGGCGATGTTGCGGCGATGATGAAAATATCGCCGGAGTTGACTATTAAAGATCGGGTTATGGCGCAAGAAAGGATTGATTCCAATTTTGTTCACGATCAAGACGAATTGGAGATGATTCTTTCCAGTCTTTC is drawn from bacterium and contains these coding sequences:
- a CDS encoding DUF2306 domain-containing protein; amino-acid sequence: MIINRMVWFVFIILTMVIGLYPFMYFVFDMSGGFPSVKPVELLQNKLWITGFYLHISFGGIALLAGFSQFSKRLRNWKLTLHRTLGKIYLISVAISGVSGLCIAMVAAGGIITTLGFSTAAIIWLFCTQKAYFAIRSGDIDKHQQWMLRSYSICWAAVTFRIWGPLLQYGLGMEFMDAYRIISWIGWAPNLLVAEIIIRTLNGKKIIRTERVFE